One region of Quercus lobata isolate SW786 chromosome 2, ValleyOak3.0 Primary Assembly, whole genome shotgun sequence genomic DNA includes:
- the LOC115974713 gene encoding cinnamoyl-CoA reductase 2-like translates to MTEVEGKQRVCVTGAGGYLASWVIKFLLSKGYMVHGTVRDPGDMKNAHLTKLENASENLQLFKADLLDYEGLCAATDGCTGVFHVACPVPARSNVPNPEVELIEPAVTGTRNVLNACTKAKVKRVVVVSSIGAVVFNRSWPKDRPMDEECWSETELCKAVQEYYCLGKTVAESEALEYAKSSEFSIITVCPSIIIGPLLQPTMNASSLFLLTLLKGGIESLENKARPVVDVRDVAEALLLAYEKPEAKGRYICTSYVIRMQDLVNKLKSLYPNYNYPKSFTAIEEDVKMSSEKLQNLGWKYRPLDETIVDAVKRYEESGFLSKDQDYGTSHLLWPRKVSNQL, encoded by the exons atgacagAGGTAGAAGGGAAGCAAAGAGTGTGTGTGACTGGGGCAGGAGGATATTTGGCATCATGGGTCATAAAGTTCCTTCTCTCAAAGGGGTACATGGTCCATGGAACTGTTAGAGACCCAG GTGATATGAAGAATGCTCACTTGACAAAATTGGAAAACGCTTCAGAGAATTTGCAACTTTTCAAGGCGGACTTGCTTGACTATGAAGGTCTTTGTGCTGCCACTGATGGTTGTACTGGGGTTTTCCATGTTGCCTGCCCTGTTCCTGCCCGAAGCAATGTTCCTAACCCTGAG GTAGAACTAATTGAACCAGCTGTTACTGGCACAAGGAATGTACTAAATGCATGTACGAAGGCAAAAGTGAAGAGAGTCGTGGTTGTTTCATCTATTGGCGCTGTTGTGTTCAACCGCAGTTGGCCCAAGGATCGGCCCATGGATGAGGAATGTTGGTCTGAAACGGAGCTCTGCAAAGCAGTTCAG GAATATTATTGCCTTGGCAAAACAGTTGCGGAAAGTGAAGCTTTGGAGTATGCAAAGAGTAGTGAATTCAGCATTATAACTGTTTGTCCATCCATTATTATCGGGCCACTGCTGCAACCTACAATGAATGCCAGTAGCTTATTTCTCCTAACACTTTTGAAAG GTGGAATCGAATCACTGGAAAATAAGGCCCGACCTGTTGTAGACGTGCGAGATGTGGCTGAAGCGTTGTTGCTTGCATATGAGAAGCCTGAAGCAAAAGGGAGATATATATGCACATCATATGTAATAAGAATGCAAGATTTGGTAAACAAACTGAAGAGCTTGTATCCTAACTACAATTACCCTAAAAG TTTCACTGCTATAGAGGAAGACGTGAAGATGAGTTCAGAGAAATTGCAGAATTTGGGTTGGAAGTATCGGCCACTAGATGAGACAATTGTCGATGCTGTGAAGAGATATGAAGAGAGCGGTTTCCTGAGTAAGGACCAGGACTACGGGACTAGCCACCTGCTTTGGCCAAGAAAGGTCTCAAATCAGTTATAG
- the LOC115974714 gene encoding cinnamoyl-CoA reductase 2-like translates to MAAETENEKGRVCVTGGGGFLASWVIKILLSKNYFVHATVRQPGDVKYAHLSEFENASTNLKLFKADLLDYESICSAVEGCIGVFHVASPVPSTKISNPEVEVIEPAVKGTLNVLKACVEAKVKRVVVVSSVYALMLNSSWPKDKVMDETCWSDKEYCRTTKNWYGLSKTEAESEALEFAKSSGLDVVTVCPSFIWGPILQPTVNTTSLVLIKLLKDGFESLENKLRLIIDVRDVAEALLLAYENPEAEGRYICTAHTIKAKDIVDLLRSIYPNYNYPKNYTEVPEEGRLSSEKLQKLGWSFRPLKETLTDSVESYRKAGIVD, encoded by the exons ATGGCCGCTGAGACTGAGAACGAGAAGGGAAGAGTGTGTGTAACAGGTGGAGGAGGGTTCCTTGCTTCATGGGTCATAAAGATACTTCTCTCCAAGAACTATTTTGTACACGCAACCGTTAGACAACCCG GAGATGTGAAGTATGCTCATTTAAGCGAATTTGAGAACGCATCCACAAACTTGAAACTATTCAAGGCAGACCTACTGGATTACGAATCCATATGTTCTGCAGTTGAGGGGTGCATTGGAGTATTCCATGTTGCTAGTCCAGTTCCTTCAACCAAAATCTCAAACCCTGAG GTGGAAGTGATTGAGCCTGCTGTGAAGGGCACACTAAATGTACTGAAAGCATGTGTTGAAGCAAAAGTTAAGCGGGTTGTTGTTGTGTCCTCTGTTTATGCTTTGATGTTGAATTCAAGCTGGCCCAAGGATAAAGTGATGGATGAAACTTGTTGGTCTGACAAGGAATATTGTAGAACTACAAAG AACTGGTATGGTCTTTCTAAAACGGAAGCAGAAAGTGAGGCCTTAGAATTTGCAAAAAGTAGTGGCCTTGATGTTGTAACTGTATGTCCTTCCTTTATTTGGGGCCCAATTCTGCAGCCTACAGTGAATACAACTAGCTTGGTTCTCATTAAACTTCTGAAAG ATGGGTTTGAATCACTGGAAAACAAGCTTCGATTGATTATAGATGTACGTGATGTAGCTGAGGCACTACTCCTAGCCTATGAGAATCCTGAGGCTGAAGGAAGATACATATGCACGGCACACACAATCAAGGCAAAGGATATTGTTGACTTGCTAAGGAGTATATACCCCAATTATAACTATCCTAAGAA CTATACTGAAGTTCCAGAAGAAGGAAGGCTGAGTTCTGAGAAATTGCAAAAATTGGGTTGGAGTTTCCGGCCATTGAAGGAAACTCTTACTGATTCTGTTGAAAGCTATCGCAAAGCTGGAATAGTTGATTGA